CGAGGTCTGGCGCGACGCCCACGGCAACAGCTACGCCCGCATCCGCCCCGGCGGGAGCCCGCGCATCATGCTGGCCGGGCACATCGACGAGATCGGCCTGATCGTCACCCACGTCTCCGACGAGGGCTTCGTCTACGTCGAACCCCTGGGGGGCTGGGACCCGCAGGTGCTCGTGGGCCAGCGGGTGCGCTTTCTAGGCAGGAAGGGGCAGGTGCTGGGCGTGGTGGGGCGCAAGCCCATCCACGCCCTAGAGCCCGACGAGCGCGGCAAGGCGGTGAAGCTGAAGGACGTCTGGATCGACGTCGGCGCCGCGGACAAGAAGGAGGCGCTGGAGGCGCTCGAGGTGGGCAGCGTGGGCGTGATCGACCAGCCGCTGCGCTACCTGATGGGGCGGCGGGTGGTGAGCCGCGCCATCGACAACCGCATCGGCGCCTTCGTGGCGCTCGAGGCGCTGCGCCGGGCCCAGGAGCTGGGCGGCGAGGCCGAGGTGGTGGCCGTGGCCACGGTGCAGGAGGAGATCGGGGCCTGGGGCGCGCGCACCGCCGCCTTCCGGCTCGAGCCCGACACCGCGCTGGTGGTGGACGTGACCCACTGCAGCCGGCAGCCCGGGGTGGACCCCAAGCGGCACGGCGAGGTGGCCCTGGGCAAGGGGCCCAGCCTGGCCGTGGGGCCCTACGCCCACCCGGGGGTGCTGGCGCGGCTGCGGGCGCTGGCCGCGGAGCACGGGATCCCCTACGTGCTCGAGGCCCACGGCCGCTGGTCGGGCACCGACGCCGACGAGATCGCCGTCACCCGCGAGGGCGTGCCCGCCGCGGTGGTGAGCGTGCCCAACCGCTACATGCACTCGCCTTCCGAGATGATCGACCTGGGCGACGTCGAGCACACCGTGGAGCTGATGGCCCGCTACGCCGCGGCGCCGCTTACGGAGCTGGTGCGGAAGTGAGCCTGACCCTGAAGGAAGCCCAACGGCGCGTGGACGCCTGGATCGGCCGCTTCGAGGAGGGGTACTTCCCGCCGCTCCTCATGCTGGCGCGGCTCACCGAGGAGACCGGCGAGGTGGCGCGGGTGCTGGCCCACGCCCACGGCAAGACGCCCAAGCCGGGCGAGGCCGCGGGCGAGCTGGCCGAGGAGCTGGCCGACCTGCTCTTCGTCCTCATCAGCATGGCCAACAGCCACGGCATCGACCTGGAGGAGGCCTTCTTGGCGGCGCTGGCCAAGTACGAAGCGCGCGACGCGGACCGCTGGACGCCCAAGCAGCCGTGAACCTCCTGCGCTTGGACCTGCTTGCCGCGCCCCACGGCTTCACCACCCGCGCCGGGGGCGTGAGCACCGGGCCCTACGCGGCGCTCAACCTCTCGACCGCCACCGGCGACGACCCTGCGGCCGTGGCCGAGAACCGCCGCCGGGTGCGGGCCGCCTTCGGCGGCGCGCCGCTGGCGCGGCTCAGCCAGGTGCACGGCACCGCCGTGCACGCGGTGCAGGGGCCCGGAGTGTGGGAGGGCGACGGGCTGGTGAGCGCCGAGCCGGGGCTCGTGCTCGCCGTGAGCGTGGCCGACTGCTACCCGCTCCTGCTGGAGGACCCCGCCGTCGGGGCGGTGGCGGCGCTGCACGCGGGCTGGCGCGGGGTGCTGGGGAACATCCTGGCCGTGGGGGTGGAGCGGCTGGCGGAGCTGGGCGCCGATCCGGCGCGGCTGCGCCTGGCCGTGGGCCCGGGCATCGCCGGGCCCAGCTACCAGGTTTCGGCGGAGCTGGCGGAGCGCTTCGCCGCGGCGGGCTACGAGGACGCCGTGCTCCCCGACCCCGAGCCGGGGCGGGCGCGGCTCGACCTGCCCACCGCGATCCGCCGGCAGGCGCTGGCGCTGGGGATCGGGCTCGAGCACCTCGCCTTCTCGGGGCGCGACACCTACCGCGACCCGGCGCTCTTCTCCTACCGCCGCGACGGGGCGGCGAGCGGGCGCATGTGGGGCCTCATCCAGGTGCCCCCGCGCCCGGGGTAGGCTGGGGCCGATGCGGCTTTTGTGGCCCAAGGCGCGCGTGCGGCGCGTGACCGAGCTCACCCCCGAGTGGTTGGCGGCGCGAGGGCTTCGCGGCCTCGTGGTGGACCTGGACAACACCCTGGTGCCCTACGGCGTCCGCCCGCCGGCGGAGGGCGAGCTGGCCGCGTGGAACCGCGCGCTCGCCGAGGCGGGGATCCCCGTCTTCATCGTCTCCAACGCCAAGCCGGGGCGCACCCGCGCCTGGGCGCGGTCGCTGGGGTTGGAGGGCTGGGGCCTCGCGGGCAAGCCCTTCCCCTGGAGCCTACGCCGGGCGGTGCGGCGGATGGGCCTCGCGCCGCGCGAGGTGGCCGTGGCCGGCGACCAGCTCTTCACCGACGTGCTGGGCGCCAACCTGATCGGGGCCTATTCCGTGCTCGTCGAGCCGATCGAGCCGAAGAAGGGGCTGCCGCACACGCGCTGGGTGCGGGCCCTCGAACGCCGCATCCTGGAGCGAGTTCCAGGCCCCCAAAACGGGGGTGCACAGCGCTCGGAATCCGGTGAATAATAAACGAACGCAGCAGGAGCGGGCGACTATACTTGAGCCAAGGCGAAGGCGTGTAGCCCGGATTCGGCTGGAGGAAACCGATGAGCGTATTGACGATTGGCGATAAGCGGCTCGGCGCCGCACTTATTGAACTCGGCCACTTGAAGGACGAGGATTTGCAGCGTGCCCTGGAACGGCACCGCGAAATCGGGGGCTCGTTGGCCGAGGTGATCGTGGACATGGGGCTGCTCTCGGAGCAGCGCATGGCCCAGGTGATCGAAGAAGCCTTCGGGATTCCTCTGGTCAACCTGCACGAGGTGGAGATCCCGCCCGAGGCGCGGGCCAAGCTGCCCGCGGAAAAGGCGCGGGAGCTCGAGGCCATCCCCTTCGCCCTCGAGGGCGACACCCTGCGCGTCGCCTTCACCAACCCCCTCGACACCCTGCGCGTCGACGAGGTGGAGGACCTCACCGAGATGCTCGTCGAGCCCTACCAGGTGCTCCGGCCCTCGTTCGAGTACGCGCTGGCGGTCAACTACCCCGAGCTGGGGCTCGAGACCCCGCCGCCCCCCTCGCCGATCCAGGAGCACGAGATGCGCCTGGGCGAGCTGCTGTTGCAGAAGGGGCTGATCCAGCGGGAGGCGCTCGAGCAGGCCCTGGTCGAGCAGGAGCAGACCGGCGAGCTGCTGGGCCGCATCCTCGTCGGCAAGGGGCTGATCCAGGAGATCGACCTCTACCAGGCCCTGGCCGAGCAGGAAGGGGCCGAGTTCCTACCGAGCACCGACAAGGTCGAGGTCGACCGCGACACCGCCAACCTCTTCCTGCGCACCGACGCGCTGCGCTACCACGCGATCCCCGTCCAGCAGGGGCGCAAGAGCGTGCGCGTCGTCGTCTCCGACCTGCGCCACAAGCAGGCCGTCGAGAGCCTGCTGGGCAAGCGGGTGAAGTTCGTCCTCACCCTGCCCGAGGAGTGGGAAAAGCTCTTCGCCCGCGCCTACCCGGGCTCGGGCCGCCTGGGCGAGTCGCTCGTCCAGGACGGCAAGCTCGACCGCGACAGCCTGCGGCAGGCGCTCAAGGTCCAGGAGCGCCTGGGCAAGGCGCGGCCGCTGGGCGAGGTTCTCGTCGAGCTCGGCTACGTCTCCGCCGAGGACGTGGAAGAAGCCCTCAAGAAGCAGCGCGCCGGCGGCGGCCGCCTCGAGGACACCCTGGTCCAGTCGGGCAAGATCAACCCCGAGATGCTGGCCCAGAGCCTGGCCATCCAGCTGGGCTACGACTACATTGACCCCGTGGAGAACCCGCCCGACCCCAGCGTGCTGCACCTGGTGGGCGAGAATACGGTGCGCCGCTACACGGTCTTCCCGCACCACCTCGAAGGCGACGCCCTGGTGGTGCTGATGAAGGACCCGCGCAACATCTGGGCGATCGACGACCTGCGGGTCTTCACCAAGCGCGAGATCATCCCCGCGGTGGCCGCCGAGGAGCAGATCGTCAAGCTGATCGAGCGCTTCTACGGCTCGAGCGGCGACCTCGACGAGCTGACCAAGGAGTTCGCCCACAAGCACCGCGAGGAAGAGGAGGTCTCCACCGACCTCGACGACAACGCGGTGGTGCGGCTCGTCAACACCATCATCCGCGAGGCCTACCTGCAGGACGCCTCGGACATCCACATCGAGCCGCGCGAGGCCGACGTGATCGTGCGCATCCGCATCGACGGCGCGCTGCGCGAGTACATGCGCCTGCCCAAGGGCGCGGCCCCGGCCATCGCCAGCCGCATCAAGATCATGGGCAACCTCGACATCGCCGAGCGCCGCCTGCCCCAGGACGGCCGCGTGCGCTTCAAGGACCGCAGCATCGACCTCGACCTGCGCCTTTCCACGCTGCCCACGGTCTACGGCGAGAAGTCGGTGATGCGCCTCTTGCGCAAGGCCACCGAGATCCCCGAGATCGAGGGATTGGGCTTCGCCCCCGACGTCTTCGAGCGCTTCCAGGAGGTCATCAGCAAGCCCTACGGCATCTTCCTGATCACCGGCCCCACCGGTTCGGGTAAGTCGTTCACTACCTTCTCGATCCTCAAGCGGGTGGCCACCCCCGACAAGAACACGACCACGATCGAGGACCCGGTGGAGTACGAGATCCCCGGCATCAACCAGACCCAGGTGAACATGGCCGCGGGCCTCGACTTCGCCCGCGCCCTGCGCGCCTTCCTGCGCCAGGATCCGGACATCATCATGGTCGGTGAGATCCGCGACTCGGAGACCGCGCAGATCGCCACCGAGGCCGCGCTCACCGGCCACCTGGTCATCGCCACCCTGCACACCAACGACGCCGCCGGCGCGATCACCCGCCTCGACGAGATGGGCGTCGAGCTCTTCAACATCTCGGCCTCGCTGATCGGCGTGCTGGCCCAGCGCCTGGTGCGCAAGGTCTGCGACCACTGCAAGGTCGAGGTCGAGCCCGACCCCTCGGTGCTGCGGCGCCTCAACCTCGACGAGAAGGAGTTCAAGGACGTCACCCTCTACCGCGGCGTCGGCTGCGAGCGCTGCAACGGCACCGGCTACAAGGGGCGCTACGCCATCCACGAACTGATGGTCATCGACGACGAGATCCGCCGGGCCATCGTCGAGGGCAAGTCGGCCACCGAGATCAAGGAACTCGCACGCAGCAAGGGGATGAAGACGCTGCGCGAGGACGGCATCTACAAGGCCATGCAGGGCATCACCACGCTGGAAGAGGTCATGGCCCGCACGATCGAGTAAGGGAGGCAAGGATGCAGAAGGTTCCGGACATCGTCGATCTTCTCAAGCTGTCGGTGGAGCGGGAGGCCTCCGACCTGGTCATCACGGTGGCGCTGCCGCCGATG
This genomic stretch from Oceanithermus profundus DSM 14977 harbors:
- a CDS encoding M42 family metallopeptidase; this encodes MKPELNLNFFEELLGAVGPSGFEDEAARVWVREAETFADEVWRDAHGNSYARIRPGGSPRIMLAGHIDEIGLIVTHVSDEGFVYVEPLGGWDPQVLVGQRVRFLGRKGQVLGVVGRKPIHALEPDERGKAVKLKDVWIDVGAADKKEALEALEVGSVGVIDQPLRYLMGRRVVSRAIDNRIGAFVALEALRRAQELGGEAEVVAVATVQEEIGAWGARTAAFRLEPDTALVVDVTHCSRQPGVDPKRHGEVALGKGPSLAVGPYAHPGVLARLRALAAEHGIPYVLEAHGRWSGTDADEIAVTREGVPAAVVSVPNRYMHSPSEMIDLGDVEHTVELMARYAAAPLTELVRK
- a CDS encoding nucleotide pyrophosphohydrolase, encoding MSLTLKEAQRRVDAWIGRFEEGYFPPLLMLARLTEETGEVARVLAHAHGKTPKPGEAAGELAEELADLLFVLISMANSHGIDLEEAFLAALAKYEARDADRWTPKQP
- the pgeF gene encoding peptidoglycan editing factor PgeF, whose translation is MNLLRLDLLAAPHGFTTRAGGVSTGPYAALNLSTATGDDPAAVAENRRRVRAAFGGAPLARLSQVHGTAVHAVQGPGVWEGDGLVSAEPGLVLAVSVADCYPLLLEDPAVGAVAALHAGWRGVLGNILAVGVERLAELGADPARLRLAVGPGIAGPSYQVSAELAERFAAAGYEDAVLPDPEPGRARLDLPTAIRRQALALGIGLEHLAFSGRDTYRDPALFSYRRDGAASGRMWGLIQVPPRPG
- a CDS encoding YqeG family HAD IIIA-type phosphatase, with amino-acid sequence MRLLWPKARVRRVTELTPEWLAARGLRGLVVDLDNTLVPYGVRPPAEGELAAWNRALAEAGIPVFIVSNAKPGRTRAWARSLGLEGWGLAGKPFPWSLRRAVRRMGLAPREVAVAGDQLFTDVLGANLIGAYSVLVEPIEPKKGLPHTRWVRALERRILERVPGPQNGGAQRSESGE
- a CDS encoding type II/IV secretion system protein → MSVLTIGDKRLGAALIELGHLKDEDLQRALERHREIGGSLAEVIVDMGLLSEQRMAQVIEEAFGIPLVNLHEVEIPPEARAKLPAEKARELEAIPFALEGDTLRVAFTNPLDTLRVDEVEDLTEMLVEPYQVLRPSFEYALAVNYPELGLETPPPPSPIQEHEMRLGELLLQKGLIQREALEQALVEQEQTGELLGRILVGKGLIQEIDLYQALAEQEGAEFLPSTDKVEVDRDTANLFLRTDALRYHAIPVQQGRKSVRVVVSDLRHKQAVESLLGKRVKFVLTLPEEWEKLFARAYPGSGRLGESLVQDGKLDRDSLRQALKVQERLGKARPLGEVLVELGYVSAEDVEEALKKQRAGGGRLEDTLVQSGKINPEMLAQSLAIQLGYDYIDPVENPPDPSVLHLVGENTVRRYTVFPHHLEGDALVVLMKDPRNIWAIDDLRVFTKREIIPAVAAEEQIVKLIERFYGSSGDLDELTKEFAHKHREEEEVSTDLDDNAVVRLVNTIIREAYLQDASDIHIEPREADVIVRIRIDGALREYMRLPKGAAPAIASRIKIMGNLDIAERRLPQDGRVRFKDRSIDLDLRLSTLPTVYGEKSVMRLLRKATEIPEIEGLGFAPDVFERFQEVISKPYGIFLITGPTGSGKSFTTFSILKRVATPDKNTTTIEDPVEYEIPGINQTQVNMAAGLDFARALRAFLRQDPDIIMVGEIRDSETAQIATEAALTGHLVIATLHTNDAAGAITRLDEMGVELFNISASLIGVLAQRLVRKVCDHCKVEVEPDPSVLRRLNLDEKEFKDVTLYRGVGCERCNGTGYKGRYAIHELMVIDDEIRRAIVEGKSATEIKELARSKGMKTLREDGIYKAMQGITTLEEVMARTIE